One segment of Oscillatoria sp. FACHB-1407 DNA contains the following:
- a CDS encoding tetratricopeptide repeat protein has translation MLHNSQGLPVTTDSPEAIAAIDQFTHQMLSYGNNCQVITSGLAADPTSVLVNTHVAALHLFAETATAATEAQPYLHTARQHLDTATERERLYVEAIAAWADNDFDRALACHTLLAERYPRDLLAAQIGQYHHFNLGNAEELLTLVETILPANSENHFVYGMLAFGLEQCHRLAEAEAAGRRAVDLNRQDPWAHHAVAHVMETQQRLGEGITWMESLADTWESCGTFRTHNWWHVALYYLAQGNTDQALHLYDREIWGRATKDYSQCVINAISLLIRLELRGVDVGDRWQELGNAVCDRLHDHVSPLLDTQYIYALTRAGYDALATDMLHSIVTYSQQAHPSIRAIWAEVTLPVAEAMRAEARGDWSTSVEKFAIAQSRLHQLGGSHAQRGVYHQVYRHALAKLSQTELKTAV, from the coding sequence ATGCTGCACAATAGCCAGGGTTTACCCGTTACCACCGATTCACCAGAGGCGATCGCCGCAATTGACCAATTCACCCACCAGATGTTGAGCTATGGCAACAACTGCCAGGTGATTACATCGGGGTTAGCGGCAGACCCAACAAGCGTGTTGGTGAATACCCACGTCGCAGCCCTACATTTATTTGCGGAGACTGCCACTGCCGCTACTGAAGCACAGCCTTATTTGCATACGGCTCGACAACACCTCGACACCGCCACCGAGCGGGAACGGTTGTATGTAGAGGCGATCGCTGCCTGGGCTGACAACGACTTCGATCGCGCCTTAGCCTGTCACACTCTTCTGGCAGAACGCTATCCTCGTGACCTATTAGCGGCTCAAATCGGGCAGTATCACCACTTTAATCTGGGCAACGCAGAGGAATTGCTGACGTTGGTAGAAACGATTTTGCCCGCCAATTCCGAGAACCACTTCGTCTATGGCATGTTGGCGTTTGGGTTGGAGCAATGCCACCGTTTAGCCGAGGCAGAAGCCGCTGGACGACGTGCCGTTGACCTGAATCGTCAAGACCCATGGGCACATCATGCAGTAGCTCATGTCATGGAAACCCAACAACGCCTGGGCGAAGGGATCACCTGGATGGAGTCGCTGGCGGATACCTGGGAGTCGTGTGGCACCTTTCGCACCCACAACTGGTGGCATGTGGCACTGTATTACCTGGCGCAGGGGAATACGGATCAGGCATTGCACCTGTACGACCGGGAAATTTGGGGACGAGCCACCAAAGACTACTCTCAATGTGTCATTAACGCCATTTCTCTGCTGATCCGGTTGGAGTTGCGGGGAGTTGATGTAGGCGATCGCTGGCAAGAATTGGGTAATGCGGTATGCGATCGCCTCCACGATCACGTTTCCCCACTGTTAGACACGCAATACATCTATGCCCTGACGCGGGCTGGATACGATGCTCTGGCAACCGACATGCTCCACAGCATCGTCACCTATAGTCAGCAAGCGCATCCCTCAATTCGAGCGATTTGGGCAGAGGTTACCCTTCCGGTAGCAGAGGCAATGAGGGCAGAGGCACGCGGGGATTGGTCAACTAGTGTGGAAAAGTTTGCGATCGCCCAATCCAGGTTGCATCAACTGGGTGGAAGCCATGCCCAACGAGGTGTGTATCATCAGGTCTACCGCCATGCCCTGGCTAAACTATCTCAAACTGAACTCAAAACTGCCGTATAA
- a CDS encoding MBL fold metallo-hydrolase, with protein MTELQCLSYGVGHTDEGVCLLMQMGPYRVMLDCGLENITPLIANSGGLPPADLVLCSHAHPDHSKGLLALHQAFPQMPIYASEVTAQLLPLNWLSEPTIPSFCRALPWRSPVAFQEGLSAELYPAGHLPGASAFVLTYTTPERAYRLLYTGDCFLSNSRLVEGFPLEELRGLKPDVLILEGSYGTARHPHRRQQENQLAERINRAIADQQSVLLPTPTLGLGQELLMLLRSHHHFTGRNIDIWVGGSVALGCDAYLELLPHFPSAVQNFARHQPLFWDDRIRPRVRRMPSHNAELDQIFDNPQIPQVILTDQVADLNHYCRLGHSSWVLLLPHQPGRVGAIETAVYNLLENSKPLQAKVQSGELIIDTYLLGDHCDGPGTTQLIHNLRPQHVVFIHGTSPYLTDLTSLEELQNRYQLHSPAAGTLVELPIGETFIQPAAPEARYEGELTELSNGVNIYLSSPITSDPRWQNFADTGLVEARWQGEELVLRGVPQREILNQGGELTTPLDTECCEYCLHYRGQRCWNQASPLFGFKVTPEGFCPGFEPLLEVNQVPVDDEDSDAAT; from the coding sequence GTGACTGAGTTACAGTGTTTGTCTTACGGTGTTGGTCATACCGACGAAGGGGTTTGTCTGCTTATGCAGATGGGTCCGTATCGGGTGATGCTCGATTGCGGACTGGAAAACATTACCCCCCTCATTGCCAATTCAGGTGGACTGCCTCCAGCCGACCTGGTTCTGTGTAGCCATGCCCATCCCGACCACTCTAAAGGTCTGCTGGCATTGCATCAGGCTTTTCCGCAAATGCCGATTTACGCCAGCGAAGTCACTGCCCAATTGCTGCCTCTCAATTGGCTGAGTGAACCGACCATTCCATCTTTTTGTCGAGCCTTACCCTGGCGATCGCCCGTTGCTTTTCAAGAGGGGTTGAGCGCAGAGCTTTATCCGGCGGGTCACTTGCCAGGGGCATCTGCTTTTGTGTTGACCTACACCACACCAGAGCGAGCCTACAGGCTGCTCTACACAGGCGATTGTTTTCTCTCAAACTCGCGTCTGGTGGAGGGGTTTCCCCTGGAGGAATTGCGCGGTCTAAAACCGGATGTGCTGATTCTAGAGGGGAGCTATGGCACGGCTCGCCATCCCCATCGCCGCCAGCAGGAAAATCAACTAGCCGAACGGATTAATCGGGCGATCGCTGACCAGCAATCGGTTCTGTTGCCAACTCCAACGCTGGGTTTAGGGCAGGAGTTATTGATGTTGCTCCGCAGCCATCACCACTTCACCGGACGCAATATCGATATCTGGGTCGGTGGGTCAGTGGCGTTGGGCTGCGATGCTTATCTGGAATTGCTTCCCCATTTCCCCAGTGCGGTGCAAAACTTTGCCCGCCATCAACCCCTATTTTGGGACGATCGCATCCGTCCACGAGTACGCCGGATGCCATCTCACAATGCAGAACTCGATCAAATTTTTGACAATCCCCAAATCCCTCAGGTCATCCTCACCGATCAGGTAGCTGATCTCAACCACTACTGTCGTCTAGGCCATAGCTCTTGGGTGCTGCTGCTGCCTCATCAACCAGGGCGAGTAGGGGCGATCGAAACGGCGGTGTATAACCTGCTAGAAAACTCTAAACCTCTTCAGGCAAAGGTTCAGTCGGGGGAGTTGATCATCGACACTTACCTGTTGGGCGACCATTGTGACGGTCCTGGCACAACTCAACTGATTCACAACCTGCGTCCGCAACATGTTGTGTTTATCCATGGCACATCGCCCTATCTCACTGATTTGACGAGCTTGGAAGAGTTACAAAACCGTTATCAGCTTCATTCCCCTGCTGCGGGGACGCTGGTCGAGTTGCCAATCGGTGAGACGTTTATTCAACCCGCTGCCCCCGAAGCTCGCTATGAGGGAGAACTGACCGAACTGAGCAACGGGGTCAATATCTATCTATCCAGCCCGATTACCTCTGACCCACGCTGGCAAAATTTTGCTGATACTGGCTTAGTCGAAGCTCGCTGGCAGGGTGAAGAGTTGGTGTTGCGGGGAGTGCCCCAACGCGAGATTTTGAATCAGGGCGGCGAACTCACCACTCCCCTGGATACCGAGTGTTGTGAGTATTGCTTGCATTACCGGGGACAACGCTGCTGGAATCAAGCCTCTCCGTTATTTGGCTTTAAGGTGACCCCCGAAGGATTTTGTCCGGGATTTGAACCCCTGTTAGAGGTCAATCAAGTGCCCGTTGATGATGAAGATAGTGATGCGGCTACCTGA
- a CDS encoding M28 family peptidase yields MRKLGIWLTLCVVTAIGIVIGWNWHTIYFQPQALETSYDPGSVAQAEVAVVAPAVDGDRLWADLEQLNFRRFTESERDQARRYIVQQLTDAGWTPQFQEFDGGINIYAERPGTDPSAGTILLGAHYDSVEQSAGVDDNATGVAAVLEAARLLGDRSTPRTLKLALFDLEEVGLLGSFAFAKDATRIEQLQGAIVLDMIGFACHTDGCQSYPAVLPFTPATTRGDFLAVIGDQGHMPLIDAFSRAARRELPTVLTLPVPLLGPFTPDLLRSDHAPFWQAGIGAVLLTDTANFRNPHYHTETDTLENVDRPFFTGSSQIVINAVTQLLHSRNSMATQSVPQRSQSTPARTTRL; encoded by the coding sequence ATGAGAAAGCTGGGAATTTGGCTGACATTATGTGTTGTCACGGCGATCGGTATTGTGATCGGCTGGAATTGGCATACGATTTATTTTCAACCGCAGGCGTTAGAAACCAGTTATGACCCTGGGAGTGTTGCTCAAGCAGAGGTGGCTGTGGTTGCGCCTGCCGTAGATGGCGATCGCCTCTGGGCTGATTTGGAGCAATTGAACTTTCGACGGTTTACTGAGAGTGAACGCGACCAGGCACGACGCTATATTGTGCAGCAATTGACGGATGCTGGATGGACTCCTCAATTTCAGGAGTTTGACGGCGGGATCAACATCTACGCAGAACGTCCGGGGACAGATCCCAGCGCAGGCACCATTTTGTTAGGTGCTCACTATGACTCCGTGGAGCAATCAGCCGGTGTGGATGATAATGCCACTGGGGTTGCCGCTGTGCTGGAAGCGGCAAGATTATTGGGCGATCGCTCCACCCCTCGTACTCTCAAACTGGCTCTGTTTGACTTAGAAGAAGTGGGGTTGTTAGGCAGTTTTGCCTTTGCCAAAGACGCTACCAGGATTGAGCAGTTACAAGGGGCGATCGTTCTCGATATGATTGGCTTTGCGTGTCACACCGATGGATGCCAGAGCTACCCTGCTGTGTTGCCCTTTACGCCTGCGACGACACGGGGAGATTTTTTAGCGGTGATTGGCGATCAGGGGCATATGCCACTGATTGATGCCTTTTCTCGTGCGGCTCGACGAGAACTGCCCACCGTCTTGACCTTGCCCGTCCCTCTTTTGGGACCCTTTACGCCCGATCTGCTGCGGAGTGATCATGCTCCTTTCTGGCAGGCAGGCATTGGAGCGGTGTTGCTAACCGATACCGCTAACTTCCGCAATCCCCACTATCACACCGAGACTGATACCTTAGAAAATGTCGATCGCCCCTTCTTCACAGGGTCATCTCAAATTGTGATAAATGCCGTGACGCAATTGCTCCACAGCCGCAACAGCATGGCTACCCAGTCGGTGCCGCAACGGAGCCAATCGACACCAGCTAGAACGACTCGGCTGTAA
- the sppA gene encoding signal peptide peptidase SppA: MRDFLKFVFATLVGLTLFSVGGFMLLVAIIAAIAAQETAPALRDKTVLAFDLSLNITDTPPGTYSTGAIEQVLAGDSEQQIAFREVLNALEAAATDDRIVGLYLYNSVNPSAAGFANLTEIRQALQTFQESGKPILAYEMQWTERDYYLTSVADTVMLNPAGVMELNGFKSETAFFAEALEKYGIGIQVTRVGEYKSAVEPFIRSDRSPADRQQIQKLLTDLWGEFLQSVAKSRELTPQALQAVANEDGLLLASEAESAGLVDRLAYPDEAIAELRKLTEEEEAAAEEDFRQISLPEYAATVTPEPSGFSMNEVALVYVEGDIVSGEGGDGLIGGDFFAEEIRKLRLDENVKAIVLRVNSPGGSATASDLVAREIQLTTEVKPVIVSMGNLAASGGYQIATHATKIYALPSTITGSIGVFGLLPNVQAIANNNGITWDVVKTGQYADIQTITRPRTPAEMAIVQRITDQFYTRFLDTVAESRSLPRQRVAEIAQGRVWSGIEAQRIGLVDEIGGLEEAIQAAAETAELGDDWRLEEYPRSNLFEAELLDSLFSRYMGRSSSRLDPLTLELQTLREDLETLQSMNDPVGIYTRIWFIPRIE, translated from the coding sequence ATGCGTGATTTCCTTAAATTCGTTTTTGCCACCCTGGTTGGGCTAACCCTCTTTAGCGTCGGTGGTTTCATGCTGCTCGTAGCCATTATCGCAGCGATCGCCGCTCAAGAGACTGCCCCTGCCCTCCGCGATAAAACTGTTCTCGCCTTTGATTTGTCGTTAAACATCACCGATACCCCACCGGGCACCTATTCCACGGGAGCGATCGAGCAGGTGTTAGCCGGAGATAGCGAACAGCAAATCGCCTTTCGCGAGGTATTAAACGCCCTGGAGGCAGCAGCAACGGACGATCGCATCGTGGGCTTATATCTCTACAACAGTGTCAATCCATCGGCAGCCGGGTTTGCCAACCTTACCGAGATTCGACAGGCCCTCCAGACCTTTCAGGAGTCTGGTAAGCCAATTCTGGCATATGAGATGCAATGGACTGAGCGTGACTACTACCTTACTTCGGTTGCCGATACGGTAATGCTCAACCCGGCTGGGGTGATGGAGCTAAACGGCTTTAAGTCAGAAACCGCCTTTTTTGCAGAGGCATTGGAAAAATATGGCATTGGCATTCAGGTTACCCGCGTCGGAGAATACAAATCAGCCGTGGAACCGTTCATCCGCAGCGATCGCAGCCCTGCGGATCGACAACAGATCCAAAAACTGCTGACCGACCTGTGGGGTGAGTTTTTGCAGTCGGTTGCCAAGAGCCGCGAACTGACGCCTCAGGCTCTACAAGCTGTCGCTAATGAGGATGGTCTATTGCTGGCATCTGAGGCAGAGTCAGCAGGGTTGGTGGATCGTCTGGCGTATCCCGATGAGGCGATCGCCGAGTTACGCAAGCTCACCGAAGAGGAAGAAGCAGCAGCGGAGGAAGATTTCCGTCAAATTAGCCTGCCTGAGTATGCTGCAACGGTGACGCCAGAACCTTCAGGTTTTAGCATGAACGAGGTCGCTCTGGTCTACGTCGAAGGCGATATCGTCAGCGGCGAAGGCGGAGACGGGTTGATTGGCGGTGATTTTTTTGCTGAGGAAATCCGCAAGCTTCGCCTTGACGAGAATGTGAAGGCAATCGTTCTGCGGGTCAACAGTCCGGGGGGCAGTGCCACAGCATCCGACCTCGTTGCTCGTGAGATTCAACTGACAACAGAGGTTAAGCCTGTGATTGTCTCCATGGGCAATCTTGCAGCCTCTGGCGGCTATCAAATCGCGACCCATGCCACCAAAATCTATGCCCTCCCCAGCACGATCACGGGTTCGATTGGGGTGTTTGGGTTGCTGCCCAATGTGCAGGCGATCGCCAACAATAATGGCATCACCTGGGATGTCGTTAAAACAGGGCAATACGCCGATATTCAGACCATTACTCGCCCCCGCACCCCCGCAGAGATGGCAATTGTCCAACGCATTACTGATCAGTTCTACACTCGATTTCTAGACACCGTAGCAGAATCGCGATCGCTCCCCCGTCAACGAGTCGCTGAGATTGCTCAGGGTCGCGTTTGGTCAGGCATCGAAGCGCAGCGGATCGGACTGGTTGACGAAATCGGTGGACTGGAAGAGGCAATTCAGGCGGCAGCCGAAACGGCTGAGTTGGGCGATGACTGGCGACTGGAGGAATATCCCCGCAGCAACCTGTTTGAAGCCGAATTGCTAGACAGCCTGTTTAGCCGCTACATGGGGCGATCGTCTTCACGGCTCGATCCTCTAACGTTAGAGCTTCAGACCTTACGGGAGGACTTAGAAACCCTCCAGTCAATGAATGACCCAGTAGGCATCTATACCCGAATTTGGTTCATCCCTCGCATCGAGTAA
- a CDS encoding response regulator: MNLSKKSQILIVDDYPTNIKVLSDLLIEYGFEVLIARDGENALQKLQRISPDMILLDVLMPGIDGFETCSRIKAQESTRDIPIIFMTALADPVDKIKGLTLGAVDYITKPFQQEEVLARVNTHLKMRYLTKQLEEQNSRLQEEGRSRQIAESALRFSEEKFAKAFRSNPGPMMILTLEEGRFIDINQNFCKILGYAPVMVLGKTLGELSLFVDAADSDRLLQSLREQQAIHNQEYAFQSRDGEVHYLLVSAEVIYLRDVPCILAMTLDITACKQAAVAMQQAKAAAELANQAKSQFLANISHEFRSPLNTILGYTQLMSRDPLLKTEQLEYLNIINRSSEHLLTLINDVLEMTKIESGRLTLNETAFNLDTLVESIVAMMEPRVQVKELQLRVERDSHVPQFVQADERKLQQILINLVGNAVKFTTRGRVTLRIAPSTTPPDDALVIGSSLTLQFEVEDTGPGIAPHEIDLLFDPFIQTDAGRRLQEGTGLGLSISKRFVQLMGGDITVQSAVGTGSIFRFTIPVTLAEVVEPAIAQPQERVLSLEPGQPTYRILTVDDQATNRQLLVKLLSSVGFAVEEAVNGDEAIAQAQCYAPHLILMDLRMPILDGYEATRRIRQLTSLTPTPIILALTANAFEEERLSALAAGCDDFIRKPIQEGVLFSKIAEHLEVRYVYQTATPTPSISSKSDAYFPFTLSPGVRKDLRELTDHDEAFLADYLNAHIEQLPRLMQALQSAIAHKNAGELALAAHTLKGVGMTFGVEQFTALCQAIEQMAQAGNTTITQEQLQQLETELTGLLAAIQHESRNLAV; encoded by the coding sequence ATGAACCTCTCTAAAAAATCCCAAATTTTGATTGTGGATGACTATCCGACGAACATCAAAGTTCTCTCGGATCTGCTGATCGAGTACGGCTTTGAGGTGTTAATTGCACGAGATGGAGAAAATGCCCTGCAAAAGCTCCAGCGAATTTCGCCAGACATGATTTTGCTGGATGTCTTGATGCCTGGAATTGATGGATTTGAAACCTGTAGTCGGATCAAAGCGCAGGAGTCTACACGAGATATTCCCATCATTTTTATGACGGCTCTGGCAGACCCCGTAGACAAGATTAAAGGGCTAACGCTGGGAGCCGTAGATTACATTACCAAGCCCTTTCAACAGGAGGAGGTGTTGGCGCGGGTCAATACTCACCTCAAAATGCGCTATCTAACCAAGCAGTTAGAGGAGCAAAATTCTCGCTTGCAAGAAGAGGGGCGATCGCGTCAAATTGCCGAATCTGCCTTGCGCTTCTCTGAGGAAAAGTTTGCTAAAGCCTTTCGCTCTAACCCCGGTCCCATGATGATCCTGACCCTGGAGGAGGGGCGGTTTATCGACATCAACCAAAACTTTTGCAAGATTTTGGGATACGCGCCCGTGATGGTTTTGGGAAAGACGCTGGGGGAGTTGTCGCTGTTTGTTGATGCAGCAGATAGCGATCGCCTGTTACAGTCGCTGCGAGAGCAGCAAGCCATCCACAACCAGGAGTATGCCTTTCAAAGCCGAGATGGCGAGGTTCACTATCTCCTGGTGTCTGCCGAGGTGATTTACCTGCGCGATGTCCCCTGTATTTTAGCGATGACCCTGGATATCACTGCCTGTAAGCAAGCAGCGGTCGCCATGCAGCAGGCAAAAGCAGCAGCTGAACTCGCAAACCAGGCTAAAAGCCAATTTTTGGCAAACATCAGTCACGAATTTCGCAGTCCCCTCAACACGATCCTCGGTTACACCCAGTTGATGAGCCGAGATCCGCTCCTGAAAACAGAACAACTGGAGTATCTCAACATCATTAATCGCAGCAGCGAACATCTCCTCACGCTGATCAACGACGTGTTGGAGATGACCAAGATTGAATCTGGGCGACTGACCCTGAATGAAACTGCCTTTAATCTGGATACCCTGGTTGAGTCCATCGTTGCCATGATGGAACCCAGAGTCCAGGTGAAGGAATTGCAACTGCGCGTCGAGCGTGATTCCCATGTGCCCCAGTTTGTTCAGGCAGACGAGAGAAAGCTGCAACAGATCTTGATCAACCTGGTGGGCAATGCCGTCAAATTTACAACCAGGGGTCGTGTGACCCTCCGAATTGCCCCATCAACGACTCCCCCCGATGATGCACTCGTTATCGGTTCCAGTCTGACCCTCCAGTTTGAGGTAGAAGACACGGGTCCGGGAATTGCTCCTCATGAAATTGATTTGCTGTTTGACCCTTTTATTCAGACAGATGCAGGGCGGAGATTACAGGAGGGAACTGGGCTAGGACTCTCTATTAGCAAGCGATTTGTGCAGTTGATGGGAGGAGATATCACCGTTCAAAGCGCGGTAGGGACTGGCTCCATCTTTCGATTTACGATTCCGGTGACGCTGGCTGAGGTGGTGGAACCTGCGATCGCCCAACCCCAAGAACGAGTCCTGAGTCTGGAACCGGGGCAGCCTACCTACCGCATTTTGACGGTAGATGATCAGGCAACGAACCGTCAGTTATTGGTCAAACTCCTCTCATCGGTTGGTTTTGCGGTTGAAGAGGCGGTTAATGGAGATGAGGCGATCGCTCAGGCGCAATGCTACGCTCCTCATTTGATCTTGATGGACTTGCGAATGCCGATTCTGGATGGCTACGAAGCCACGCGCCGCATCCGCCAGTTAACGTCGCTCACACCCACTCCCATCATTCTGGCTCTCACCGCCAATGCCTTTGAAGAAGAACGGCTCTCGGCATTAGCCGCCGGATGCGATGACTTTATCCGCAAACCCATTCAAGAAGGTGTGTTATTTAGCAAAATTGCCGAGCATTTGGAGGTGCGCTATGTTTACCAAACGGCAACCCCAACCCCGTCCATTTCTTCAAAATCTGATGCCTACTTCCCCTTTACCCTTTCGCCTGGTGTGCGAAAGGATCTGCGGGAATTGACCGATCACGATGAAGCTTTTTTAGCCGATTATCTAAACGCTCACATTGAACAGTTACCTCGACTGATGCAAGCCCTGCAATCCGCGATCGCCCACAAAAACGCTGGAGAGTTAGCCCTGGCTGCTCACACCTTAAAAGGGGTAGGTATGACCTTTGGCGTCGAACAGTTCACGGCTTTGTGTCAGGCGATCGAGCAGATGGCTCAGGCAGGCAACACAACAATCACCCAGGAGCAGTTGCAGCAACTCGAAACCGAACTGACAGGGTTACTTGCCGCTATCCAGCATGAGTCGAGAAATCTGGCTGTCTGA
- a CDS encoding helix-turn-helix transcriptional regulator, whose product METVRSNVEETGKPKVREQILHVLKMRGAQTATALAEQLQVSPMAIRQHLQSLKAEAWVTYQEEKRSMGRPVKLWQLTEHSVSRFPDSHADLILEVLRGVETIFGTEGMEKLVTERSRRQIQTYRTKLVEMGVDETWQQRIKAIAHLRNQEGYMAEVVEDADGWLLVENHCPICAAAQTCAGLCHAELDVFQAVLGSTVTVERVEHILKGDRRCAYRVRERE is encoded by the coding sequence ATGGAAACGGTACGTTCAAACGTGGAGGAGACTGGCAAACCCAAGGTGAGAGAGCAAATTCTGCATGTGTTGAAGATGCGAGGTGCTCAAACGGCAACAGCTCTAGCAGAACAGTTGCAGGTGTCTCCAATGGCGATTCGTCAGCATTTGCAGAGTTTGAAGGCGGAGGCATGGGTAACGTATCAGGAAGAAAAGCGATCGATGGGGCGTCCGGTCAAGCTGTGGCAGTTGACGGAGCATTCGGTGAGCCGTTTTCCTGATAGTCATGCAGACTTGATTTTGGAGGTGCTACGGGGGGTAGAGACGATTTTTGGCACCGAGGGGATGGAAAAGCTGGTGACGGAGCGGAGTCGGCGGCAAATCCAGACCTATCGAACGAAATTGGTGGAGATGGGGGTGGATGAAACCTGGCAGCAACGCATCAAGGCGATCGCCCATCTTCGCAATCAGGAAGGCTATATGGCAGAGGTTGTTGAGGATGCCGATGGTTGGCTACTGGTTGAAAACCACTGCCCGATTTGTGCCGCAGCACAAACCTGTGCTGGGCTGTGTCACGCCGAATTGGACGTGTTTCAAGCGGTGTTGGGGTCAACCGTGACCGTTGAACGAGTAGAACACATTTTGAAGGGCGATCGGCGGTGTGCGTATCGGGTCAGGGAGAGGGAGTGA
- a CDS encoding PAS domain-containing hybrid sensor histidine kinase/response regulator, with the protein MPAPGSHPPECPGDPSLVSELINAEDQYRSLFENAPDGIFQTDLEGRYLRVNPALARIYGYGSPAALMLAQPNHARQLYVEANRRNEFVALMAQQDVIKDFESQIYRRDGSIIWITETCRAVRDESGNLLYYEGFVRDITDRTILEIERKQAEQALLQKHRELETTLEQLRQAKQAAEVANHAKSAFLANMSHELRTPLNGILGYTQLLMRDRTLTSKQNASIRTIHQCGSHLLTLINDILDLSKIEAQKIELHTQEIHLESFLEEVASICLIRAEQKRLTFLYKVTGTLPDVIQVDEKRLRQILLNLLSNAVKFTNQGEVRFRVSVVESHPLDTDDVDFPAAMYRCRFEVTDTGIGIEPDQIERIFQPFEQVGGYSRRAEGTGLGLTITEKLVRLMGGCLQVESQPNQGSHFWFEVMLPGRMGASAPFLEESSQDVIGYEGDRRTILVVDDRPDNRAVLLGWLEALGFYVIEAENGLEGLRQATATHPNLIIADLVMPVMDGFEMTRQLRQLEAFQTIPIIASSASVFEFDRQQSQQAGYDDFLPKPIQAEELLQKLATYLNLTWVRQALPPSEPTSPDTAIADEMVIPPIEELTDLYTAAQIGHIERILQEVTRLKAVDARYGAFAHQVKEMADQFDDVAILKLLESYFPNFSSIS; encoded by the coding sequence ATGCCTGCTCCAGGTTCTCATCCACCTGAATGTCCTGGGGATCCATCCCTCGTCTCTGAATTGATCAACGCTGAAGATCAGTACCGCAGCTTATTTGAAAATGCACCCGATGGCATTTTTCAAACCGATTTAGAGGGTCGCTATTTGCGAGTCAATCCTGCGTTAGCCCGAATCTATGGCTATGGCTCTCCTGCTGCACTGATGCTGGCTCAGCCCAACCACGCCAGACAGTTGTATGTCGAAGCCAACCGTCGCAATGAGTTCGTTGCGTTGATGGCTCAGCAGGATGTCATCAAAGATTTTGAATCCCAAATTTATCGCCGCGACGGCAGCATTATCTGGATTACTGAAACCTGCCGAGCAGTCCGGGATGAATCAGGCAACCTCCTTTACTATGAAGGCTTTGTACGCGATATCACCGATCGCACCATTTTAGAAATCGAACGCAAACAGGCAGAACAGGCATTGCTCCAGAAGCACCGGGAACTGGAGACAACCTTGGAACAATTGCGACAGGCAAAGCAAGCTGCTGAGGTGGCTAACCATGCTAAGAGTGCGTTTTTGGCAAACATGAGCCACGAACTGCGAACGCCCCTCAATGGCATTTTGGGCTACACCCAGCTACTCATGCGCGATCGCACCCTGACCTCTAAGCAAAACGCCAGCATTCGCACCATTCACCAGTGCGGCTCTCACTTGTTGACCCTGATTAACGACATCCTCGATCTCTCCAAAATCGAGGCACAAAAAATTGAACTCCACACTCAGGAGATTCACCTGGAAAGCTTTTTGGAGGAAGTCGCCAGCATTTGTCTCATCCGCGCTGAGCAAAAACGTCTGACATTCCTTTATAAAGTCACAGGAACCCTGCCAGATGTGATTCAAGTCGATGAGAAGCGGTTGCGTCAGATCTTGCTTAATCTCCTGAGCAATGCCGTAAAGTTTACCAACCAAGGTGAGGTGAGGTTTCGTGTGTCGGTAGTCGAGAGCCATCCCCTCGACACGGATGACGTTGATTTCCCGGCAGCTATGTATCGTTGCCGCTTTGAGGTGACCGATACGGGCATTGGCATTGAACCAGACCAGATTGAGCGCATCTTTCAACCGTTTGAGCAGGTGGGAGGTTATTCCCGACGGGCAGAGGGGACAGGCTTGGGGTTGACGATCACCGAAAAATTGGTGAGGTTAATGGGGGGGTGTCTTCAGGTCGAGAGCCAACCCAATCAGGGGAGCCATTTCTGGTTTGAGGTGATGCTGCCAGGACGGATGGGGGCGAGCGCACCTTTTCTGGAGGAATCGAGTCAGGATGTCATCGGTTACGAAGGCGATCGCCGCACTATCTTGGTGGTTGACGATCGCCCCGACAATCGCGCCGTTTTGCTGGGTTGGCTAGAGGCACTCGGCTTTTATGTGATTGAGGCAGAGAACGGGTTAGAGGGTTTGAGACAAGCAACAGCAACTCACCCCAACTTGATCATCGCTGACCTGGTTATGCCCGTGATGGACGGCTTTGAGATGACTCGCCAACTGCGGCAGTTAGAGGCATTTCAGACAATCCCCATCATCGCTTCCTCGGCCAGTGTGTTTGAGTTCGATCGCCAGCAGAGCCAACAGGCGGGCTATGACGACTTTTTGCCAAAGCCTATCCAGGCAGAGGAATTATTGCAAAAGCTCGCGACTTATCTCAATCTCACCTGGGTACGACAGGCATTGCCTCCTTCCGAGCCAACGTCTCCTGATACAGCGATCGCTGATGAAATGGTTATTCCTCCCATTGAGGAATTAACGGATCTCTACACCGCCGCTCAGATCGGTCACATTGAACGGATTCTGCAAGAGGTGACCCGATTAAAGGCTGTAGATGCGCGATATGGTGCTTTTGCCCATCAGGTCAAGGAGATGGCTGATCAATTTGATGATGTCGCTATCCTCAAACTCCTGGAATCCTATTTCCCCAACTTTTCGTCCATATCGTGA